From the genome of Haemophilus parainfluenzae, one region includes:
- a CDS encoding DNA-3-methyladenine glycosylase I, producing the protein MSTRCPWVGELPIYIDYHDKEWGKPQFDSQKLFEKICLEGQQAGLSWITVLKKREAYRAAFHQFDPAKIAQMTAQDIDRCMENAGLIRHRAKLEAIVKNAKAYLAMEKCGENFSDFVWSFVNHQPIINDVPDISVVPARTEISKAMSKALKKRGFVFVGETMCYAFMQSMGLVNDHINGCCCK; encoded by the coding sequence ATGAGTACAAGATGCCCTTGGGTAGGCGAACTTCCGATTTATATCGACTACCACGATAAGGAATGGGGCAAGCCACAATTTGATAGCCAAAAGCTGTTTGAAAAGATCTGTTTAGAAGGGCAACAGGCGGGGCTTTCATGGATTACCGTATTGAAAAAACGCGAAGCCTATCGGGCTGCGTTCCATCAATTTGATCCTGCCAAAATCGCGCAAATGACCGCACAGGATATTGATCGTTGCATGGAAAATGCCGGACTTATTCGCCATCGGGCAAAACTGGAAGCCATTGTGAAAAATGCCAAAGCCTATTTAGCCATGGAAAAGTGCGGTGAAAATTTCAGTGATTTTGTGTGGTCGTTTGTGAATCATCAACCGATTATTAATGATGTCCCCGATATTTCTGTGGTGCCCGCTAGAACTGAAATCTCAAAAGCAATGTCAAAAGCGTTGAAAAAACGTGGTTTTGTCTTTGTTGGGGAAACGATGTGTTATGCCTTTATGCAATCTATGGGGTTAGTCAATGACCATATAAATGGCTGTTGTTGTAAATGA
- the xerC gene encoding tyrosine recombinase XerC encodes MHTLLNQYWDYLRIERQVSPHTLTNYQHQLDAILAILAEKGIQHWQQVNPSVVRLILAESRKQGLKEKSLALRLSALRQFFRYLVQQGQMKVNPATGISAPKQGKHLPKNIDAEQVQKLLSNDSKDPIDLRDRAMMELMYSSGLRLSELQGLNLNSINTRVREVRVIGKGNKERIVPFGRYASHAIQQWLKVRPLFNPKNDALFVSQQGNRLTHRSIQKRMETWGIRQGLNSHLNPHKLRHSFATHMLEASSDLRAVQELLGHSNLSTTQIYTHLNFQHLAEVYDQAHPRAKRKK; translated from the coding sequence ATGCATACACTCCTCAATCAATATTGGGATTACTTGCGAATTGAACGCCAAGTAAGCCCACATACCCTCACCAATTATCAACATCAACTGGATGCCATTTTAGCGATTCTCGCTGAAAAAGGTATTCAGCACTGGCAGCAAGTAAATCCAAGCGTGGTTCGCCTTATTTTGGCGGAAAGCCGTAAGCAAGGTTTAAAAGAAAAGAGCTTGGCATTACGTTTATCTGCTCTTCGTCAGTTTTTCAGATATCTTGTACAACAAGGGCAAATGAAAGTGAATCCGGCAACAGGTATCTCCGCACCTAAACAAGGCAAACATTTACCAAAAAATATTGATGCCGAACAGGTCCAAAAATTGCTTTCAAATGACAGTAAAGATCCCATTGATTTGCGTGATCGTGCGATGATGGAATTGATGTATAGCTCAGGGCTTCGCTTATCTGAATTGCAAGGCTTAAACCTCAATAGCATTAACACACGTGTACGTGAAGTCAGAGTAATTGGTAAAGGAAACAAAGAACGTATTGTGCCTTTTGGACGCTATGCTTCTCATGCAATTCAGCAATGGTTGAAAGTACGCCCTTTATTTAATCCAAAGAATGACGCCCTTTTTGTGAGCCAACAGGGAAATCGCCTTACTCATCGCTCTATTCAAAAACGAATGGAAACCTGGGGCATTCGACAAGGATTAAACAGCCATCTCAATCCGCATAAACTGCGTCACTCTTTTGCCACTCACATGTTGGAAGCGAGTTCAGATTTGCGGGCTGTTCAAGAGCTTTTAGGACACAGCAATTTGTCCACCACGCAAATTTATACGCATTTAAATTTCCAACATCTTGCTGAAGTGTATGATCAAGCCCATCCTCGAGCAAAACGAAAAAAATAA
- the lptD gene encoding LPS assembly protein LptD — MNKKYTLISISILTALYSQQSLADLHAQCLLGVPHFTGEVVKGDVNNLPVYIEADKAEINQPTQAIYQGNVDLKQGNRHLVGNSVEVKQTGEGNQTQRWAYLRGGFDYKDNQINLLGNDASFNLDSKNGNVTDADYQLVGRQGRGKAQEIELGDDYRLMKNATFTSCLPDDNAWAVDASEIRQHIKEEYAEFWHARFKVLGVPVFYTPYLQLPIGDRRRSGLLMPTVGHSSRDGYWYKQPIYWNIAPNYDATFAPKYMSRRGWQLNGEFRYLTPVGEGKLAGEYLGRDRYDEYTSDSRKRHLFYWKHHSSFLENWRLNIDYTKVSDKRYFTDFDSDYGSSTDGYANQYARIAYYKPNYNFAISARQFQIFDEVSVGPYRAMPQIDFNYYKNDLANGWVDFKLFSQAVRFDNDSTLMPTAWRFHVEPSLATAMSNKYGSLNIETKLYATHYNQKKGSSSSAEDVQKSVNRVLPQLKVDLQTVLASNKTLFDGYTQTLEPHVQYLYRPYKDQSNIGSKRVNNYLGFGYDSALVQQDYYSLFRDRRYSGLDRISSANQVTVGGTTRFYDKNADERFNFSAGQIYYLTASKIDDNPNNRTPKSSSSWALESNWKISDKWNWRGSYQYDTLLDKASLANSSLEFNPMKNNLIQLNYRYASKEYINQNLGASANRYQQDIKQVGVVAAWEVSDNWALVGKYYQDIALKKPVEQYVGVQYNSCCWSLGVGARRYVTSRQNQRNDQVVYDNSVGVTFELRGLGENDHQSGIEDMLKKGKLPYIQAFSL, encoded by the coding sequence ATGAATAAAAAATATACCTTAATTTCAATCTCAATTCTGACCGCACTTTATAGTCAACAAAGTTTGGCCGATCTGCATGCTCAATGTTTGCTTGGTGTGCCTCATTTTACTGGTGAGGTCGTGAAAGGTGATGTCAATAATTTGCCGGTTTATATTGAAGCAGATAAAGCAGAGATTAATCAGCCAACTCAGGCAATTTATCAAGGCAATGTGGATTTGAAACAAGGAAACCGCCATTTGGTAGGGAATTCAGTTGAAGTCAAGCAAACAGGTGAGGGCAATCAAACTCAACGTTGGGCTTATTTGCGAGGCGGATTTGATTATAAAGATAATCAAATTAATCTATTAGGTAATGATGCGAGTTTTAATTTAGATAGTAAAAACGGTAACGTCACCGATGCAGACTACCAGCTTGTAGGACGTCAAGGTCGCGGTAAAGCACAAGAAATCGAGTTAGGTGATGATTACCGCTTAATGAAAAACGCAACATTTACCTCTTGTTTGCCAGATGATAATGCGTGGGCGGTCGATGCCTCTGAGATTCGTCAGCACATCAAAGAAGAATATGCTGAATTTTGGCATGCACGTTTTAAAGTATTAGGTGTGCCAGTGTTCTACACTCCTTATCTACAATTACCGATTGGTGATCGCCGCCGTTCAGGTTTATTAATGCCAACAGTCGGTCATTCTAGCCGTGATGGTTATTGGTATAAACAGCCAATTTATTGGAACATTGCACCAAATTACGATGCTACATTTGCACCAAAATATATGTCACGCCGTGGCTGGCAATTAAATGGTGAATTTCGTTATTTGACACCCGTTGGTGAAGGTAAACTTGCGGGAGAATATTTAGGACGTGATCGTTATGATGAATATACTAGCGATAGCCGTAAGCGTCATTTATTCTATTGGAAACATCATTCTTCTTTTCTTGAAAACTGGCGTTTAAACATCGATTACACAAAAGTGAGCGATAAACGTTATTTTACCGATTTTGATTCCGATTATGGTAGCAGTACTGATGGTTACGCAAACCAATATGCTCGTATTGCTTACTATAAACCAAATTACAACTTTGCGATTTCTGCGCGTCAATTCCAAATTTTTGATGAGGTTTCAGTGGGGCCTTACCGTGCAATGCCACAAATCGACTTTAATTATTACAAAAATGATTTAGCGAACGGTTGGGTAGATTTCAAGTTATTCTCACAAGCAGTACGTTTTGATAATGATAGTACCTTGATGCCGACAGCATGGCGTTTTCATGTTGAACCAAGTTTGGCAACAGCGATGTCAAATAAATATGGTAGCTTGAATATTGAGACTAAACTTTACGCGACCCATTATAACCAGAAAAAAGGCTCTTCTTCTTCGGCGGAAGACGTACAAAAATCGGTAAATCGTGTATTGCCACAATTAAAAGTAGATTTACAAACGGTTTTAGCGAGCAATAAAACTTTATTTGATGGTTATACACAAACGCTTGAACCTCATGTTCAATATCTGTATCGACCATACAAAGATCAAAGTAATATCGGTTCAAAACGTGTAAATAATTACCTTGGTTTTGGTTATGATTCCGCGTTAGTTCAACAAGATTATTATTCTTTGTTCCGAGATCGTCGTTATAGTGGTTTAGACCGTATTTCATCAGCAAACCAGGTGACAGTAGGGGGGACAACCCGTTTTTATGATAAAAATGCCGATGAGCGTTTCAATTTCTCAGCAGGACAAATTTATTATTTAACGGCATCAAAAATTGACGATAATCCAAATAATCGTACGCCAAAATCCTCTTCTTCTTGGGCCTTAGAGTCTAACTGGAAAATTAGCGATAAATGGAATTGGCGAGGTAGCTACCAATACGATACATTGTTAGATAAAGCCTCCTTAGCGAATAGCAGTTTAGAATTTAACCCGATGAAGAACAATCTGATTCAGTTAAATTATCGTTATGCAAGTAAAGAGTATATCAACCAAAACTTAGGTGCATCTGCTAACCGTTACCAACAAGATATTAAACAGGTTGGTGTTGTGGCTGCATGGGAAGTGTCGGATAACTGGGCTCTTGTTGGAAAATACTATCAAGATATTGCATTGAAAAAACCGGTTGAGCAATATGTGGGCGTGCAATATAACTCGTGCTGTTGGTCTTTAGGCGTTGGCGCAAGACGTTATGTGACGAGTCGCCAAAATCAACGTAACGATCAAGTGGTTTATGACAACAGCGTTGGTGTCACCTTCGAATTACGTGGTTTAGGTGAAAATGACCATCAAAGCGGTATTGAAGACATGCTGAAGAAAGGGAAACTTCCTTATATTCAAGCGTTTAGCTTATAG
- the tpiA gene encoding triose-phosphate isomerase, translated as MARRPLVMGNWKLNGSKAFTKELIEGLKAELQGVTGCDVAIAPPVMYLGTAEAALVGSQIALGAQNVDVNVKGAFTGDISTEMLKDFGAKYIIIGHSERRTYHKESDEFVAKKFGALKEAGLVPVLCIGETEAENEAGKTEEVCARQIDAVINALGVEAFNDAVIAYEPIWAIGTGKSATPAQAQAVHAFIRGHIAAKSQAVADQVIIQYGGSVNDANAAELFTQPDIDGALVGGASLKAPAFAVIVKAAAAAKN; from the coding sequence ATGGCACGTCGTCCTTTAGTGATGGGTAACTGGAAATTAAACGGTTCTAAAGCCTTTACCAAAGAATTAATCGAAGGATTAAAAGCTGAATTACAAGGTGTAACAGGTTGTGATGTGGCAATTGCCCCACCTGTTATGTACTTAGGTACAGCTGAAGCGGCACTTGTAGGCAGCCAAATTGCTTTAGGTGCACAAAACGTTGATGTGAATGTTAAAGGTGCTTTCACAGGTGATATTTCAACTGAAATGTTAAAAGATTTTGGTGCAAAATATATCATTATCGGTCACTCTGAGCGTCGTACTTACCATAAAGAAAGCGACGAATTCGTCGCGAAAAAATTTGGTGCATTAAAAGAAGCAGGTTTAGTGCCAGTATTATGTATCGGTGAAACTGAAGCTGAAAACGAAGCAGGTAAAACTGAAGAAGTATGTGCGCGTCAAATTGATGCAGTCATCAATGCATTAGGTGTAGAAGCATTTAATGATGCAGTGATTGCTTACGAACCAATTTGGGCAATCGGTACGGGCAAATCAGCAACTCCAGCACAAGCTCAAGCTGTTCACGCATTTATTCGTGGCCACATCGCAGCAAAATCACAAGCTGTAGCAGATCAAGTGATCATTCAATATGGCGGTTCAGTAAATGATGCTAACGCAGCAGAATTATTCACTCAACCAGATATCGATGGTGCGTTAGTGGGCGGAGCTTCACTTAAAGCGCCTGCGTTTGCAGTAATCGTGAAAGCAGCGGCAGCAGCGAAAAACTAA
- the aroE gene encoding shikimate dehydrogenase produces MQHYAVWGNPIAQSKSPLIHSLFATQTQQTMEYVAKLGDLDDFEQQLQAFFAAGAQGCNITAPFKERAYALAEEHSERAKLAEACNTLKKLSNGKLYADNTDGIGLVTDLQRLDWIQPQQRILILGAGGATKGVLLPLLEAQQQIVLANRTLEKAQQLADKFKPYGTIEAVAMDAIPAQTYDLVINATSAGLSGHTAAVDASILSEVHACYDMQYAKGGDTPFIAYCKSLGLNNVSDGFGMLVAQAAHSFYLWRGVMPDFVAIYEQLKKDMA; encoded by the coding sequence ATGCAGCACTATGCCGTTTGGGGCAATCCGATTGCCCAAAGTAAATCTCCGTTAATTCACAGCTTATTTGCCACACAAACCCAGCAAACGATGGAATATGTTGCCAAATTAGGTGACCTTGACGATTTTGAGCAGCAATTACAGGCCTTTTTTGCTGCAGGAGCGCAAGGTTGCAATATCACCGCACCATTTAAAGAACGCGCCTATGCGCTCGCTGAAGAACATAGCGAACGGGCAAAACTGGCAGAAGCCTGTAATACACTAAAAAAATTATCTAACGGCAAACTCTATGCGGACAATACCGATGGCATTGGTTTAGTGACGGATTTACAACGCTTAGATTGGATTCAGCCACAACAACGTATTTTAATTTTAGGTGCCGGCGGGGCAACCAAAGGGGTCTTACTCCCCTTATTGGAAGCACAGCAGCAGATTGTCTTGGCTAACCGCACCCTAGAAAAAGCGCAACAACTGGCAGATAAGTTCAAGCCTTACGGCACAATTGAAGCTGTCGCAATGGATGCGATTCCCGCGCAAACCTACGATTTAGTGATCAATGCAACTTCGGCCGGATTAAGCGGACATACCGCCGCTGTTGATGCCTCAATCTTATCAGAGGTCCACGCCTGTTATGACATGCAATATGCCAAAGGTGGTGACACGCCTTTTATTGCCTACTGTAAATCCTTAGGTCTGAATAATGTCAGCGATGGTTTTGGTATGTTGGTGGCGCAAGCCGCCCATTCATTTTATTTATGGCGTGGGGTGATGCCCGATTTTGTCGCAATCTATGAACAACTCAAAAAGGATATGGCATGA
- a CDS encoding GNAT family N-acetyltransferase produces the protein MKIFKAEQWNIEVLAPLFEAYRLANGMSENPDRTLTFLTNRMRFNESMFFIAVNENAQAIGFVQLYPRLSSLQLQRYWQLTDIFVKEDKHQAEIYAALISKAKEFVRYTQSNRLVAELSQAQQSILEREGFKLNTKKSLFELTL, from the coding sequence ATGAAAATTTTCAAAGCCGAACAATGGAATATAGAAGTGCTTGCTCCACTCTTTGAAGCCTATCGACTTGCCAACGGAATGAGTGAAAATCCTGACCGCACTTTAACCTTTCTAACAAATCGTATGCGTTTTAATGAAAGCATGTTTTTTATTGCTGTAAACGAAAACGCACAGGCAATTGGTTTTGTTCAACTTTATCCTCGCTTATCTTCTTTACAACTACAACGCTATTGGCAATTAACTGATATTTTTGTCAAAGAAGATAAACATCAAGCCGAGATTTATGCAGCGCTTATTTCTAAAGCAAAAGAGTTTGTCCGTTATACACAATCTAACCGTTTAGTGGCGGAATTGAGCCAAGCTCAACAGAGTATTTTAGAACGCGAAGGATTTAAGCTAAACACGAAAAAAAGTTTGTTTGAATTAACTCTCTAA
- a CDS encoding type I DNA topoisomerase, translating into MSQSLFQHTKHEEYCPQCGAPLQMKQGKKGLFLGCTAYPACDYLRPLNRVEHKVLKELDETCPQCGNPLQLKQGAFGMFIGCSHYPDCDFVVHEQQDEEQSIDCPECHKGHLVARRGRQGKIFYGCDNFPHCKFSLPAKPYAMPCPQCHFPLALLKSENAEQQVWQCANKGCRHIFENEK; encoded by the coding sequence ATGAGTCAAAGTCTTTTCCAACACACAAAACACGAAGAATATTGCCCACAATGCGGCGCACCTTTGCAAATGAAACAGGGCAAAAAGGGTCTGTTTTTAGGTTGTACCGCATATCCCGCCTGTGATTATTTGCGTCCACTAAATAGGGTGGAACATAAGGTGTTGAAAGAGCTTGACGAAACCTGCCCGCAATGTGGCAATCCACTCCAACTCAAACAAGGTGCCTTTGGCATGTTCATCGGTTGCAGCCATTATCCCGATTGTGATTTTGTGGTGCATGAGCAACAGGATGAAGAACAATCCATTGACTGTCCGGAATGCCATAAAGGGCATTTAGTCGCCCGTCGCGGACGACAAGGGAAAATCTTTTATGGTTGCGATAACTTTCCCCATTGCAAATTTTCCTTACCGGCAAAACCCTATGCCATGCCTTGTCCACAATGCCATTTTCCACTTGCGCTATTAAAAAGTGAAAATGCCGAACAGCAAGTCTGGCAATGCGCGAATAAAGGCTGTCGACATATTTTTGAGAACGAAAAATGA
- a CDS encoding glycosyltransferase family 2 protein, with amino-acid sequence MPTISVAMIVKNEAADLAQCLDTVKDWVDEIIIVDSGSTDNTQEIAEQYGAKFYSHPDWPGFGKQRQRAQQYVTSDYVLWLDADERVTPKLRESIQQAVQQDTPNTVYDIPRVSEVFGREIRHSGWYPDCVVRLYRTNYAGYNDSLVHEKVVYPENTKVQKLTGDLEHFTYKSIHHYLVKSAGYAKAWADQRQAKGKKATLWQGISHAIGCFVKMYILKAGFLDGKQGFLLAVLSAHSTFVKYADLWERNQH; translated from the coding sequence ATGCCAACAATTAGCGTTGCCATGATTGTCAAAAATGAAGCGGCAGATCTCGCTCAATGCCTCGATACGGTAAAAGATTGGGTAGATGAAATCATTATTGTCGATTCAGGCAGTACTGATAATACCCAAGAAATCGCTGAGCAATATGGTGCAAAATTTTATTCGCATCCTGATTGGCCAGGCTTTGGCAAACAACGCCAACGTGCACAACAATATGTCACCAGTGATTATGTTTTGTGGTTAGATGCCGATGAACGCGTCACTCCGAAACTTCGTGAATCCATTCAACAAGCGGTTCAACAAGATACGCCAAATACGGTTTATGATATTCCTCGTGTGAGTGAAGTGTTTGGGCGTGAGATTCGTCATTCAGGTTGGTATCCGGATTGTGTGGTGCGTTTATATCGCACAAATTATGCAGGATATAATGATTCTCTGGTACATGAAAAAGTGGTTTATCCTGAAAACACGAAAGTACAGAAATTAACTGGCGATCTGGAGCATTTCACCTACAAAAGTATTCATCACTATTTGGTGAAATCCGCGGGCTACGCCAAAGCTTGGGCAGATCAACGCCAAGCCAAGGGGAAAAAAGCAACGTTATGGCAAGGTATTAGTCATGCGATTGGCTGCTTTGTGAAAATGTACATTTTAAAAGCTGGTTTCTTAGATGGGAAACAAGGTTTTCTGCTTGCAGTACTTTCTGCCCACTCCACCTTTGTGAAATATGCTGATTTGTGGGAACGCAATCAACATTAA
- a CDS encoding ABC transporter ATP-binding protein yields MIVFNNISLKRGQTELLENATATINPKQKVGLVGKNGCGKSSLFALLKKELTPEGGEVTYPSNWRVSWVNQETPALDIPAIDYVIQGDREYCRLQQELNEANERNDGHAIARIHGQLETLDAWTIQSRAASLLHGLGFNQEEIAQPVKSFSGGWRMRLNLAQALLCPSDLLLLDEPTNHLDLDAVIWLERWLVQYQGTLVLISHDRDFLDPIVTKILHIENQKLNEYTGDYSSFEVQRATKLAQQTAMYRQQQQKISHLQKYIDRFKAKATKAKQAQSRMKALERMELIAPAYVDNPFTFEFRPPLSLPNPLVMIEQASAGYGSGESAVEILSKIKLNLVPGSRIGLLGKNGAGKSTLIKLLAGELTALSGTVQLAKGVQLGYFAQHQLDTLRADESALWHMQKLAPEQTEQQVRDYLGSFAFHGDKVNQEVKAFSGGEKARLVLALIVWQRPNLLLLDEPTNHLDLDMRQALTEALVDYEGSLVVVSHDRHLLRNTVEEFYLVHDKKVEEFKGDLEDYQKWLSEQNSAQENKSSEKNDDNENSMQNRKEQKRREAELRQQTAPLRKQISQLEEKMNKHASKLAEIENQLADSELYSAENKEKLTALLAQQVEMKKALEEVEMDWLAAQEELEAMLQA; encoded by the coding sequence ATGATTGTATTTAATAATATTTCCCTAAAGCGCGGGCAAACCGAATTGCTCGAGAATGCCACGGCAACTATTAATCCGAAACAAAAAGTCGGTTTGGTAGGTAAGAATGGTTGCGGTAAGTCTTCTCTTTTTGCCCTATTAAAAAAAGAATTAACGCCAGAGGGCGGCGAGGTCACTTATCCATCTAACTGGCGGGTATCTTGGGTGAATCAAGAAACGCCAGCATTGGATATTCCCGCCATTGATTATGTGATTCAAGGGGATCGCGAATATTGCCGTTTGCAGCAGGAACTTAATGAAGCCAATGAACGTAATGATGGCCATGCAATTGCGCGTATTCACGGGCAATTAGAAACCTTAGATGCTTGGACAATTCAATCTCGCGCGGCTTCCTTATTGCATGGTTTAGGTTTTAACCAAGAAGAAATCGCTCAACCGGTGAAATCCTTCTCTGGTGGTTGGCGGATGCGTTTAAATTTGGCGCAAGCATTGCTTTGTCCATCGGATTTATTATTACTGGATGAGCCAACCAACCATTTGGATTTGGATGCAGTGATTTGGTTAGAACGTTGGTTAGTGCAATATCAAGGCACCTTGGTACTAATTTCCCACGACCGTGATTTTCTCGATCCAATTGTGACGAAAATTCTTCATATCGAAAATCAGAAGCTCAACGAATACACGGGCGATTATTCTTCCTTTGAAGTGCAACGGGCAACCAAACTGGCACAACAAACGGCGATGTATCGTCAGCAACAACAAAAAATTTCCCATTTACAAAAATATATCGACCGTTTTAAAGCCAAAGCGACTAAAGCTAAACAAGCACAAAGCCGCATGAAAGCCTTAGAGCGCATGGAACTAATTGCACCGGCTTATGTGGATAATCCTTTTACTTTTGAATTCCGTCCTCCACTATCCTTACCGAATCCTTTAGTGATGATTGAGCAGGCGAGCGCAGGTTATGGCAGCGGTGAAAGTGCGGTAGAAATTTTAAGTAAAATTAAACTGAATTTAGTACCGGGTTCGCGCATCGGTTTGCTCGGGAAAAATGGTGCAGGTAAATCAACCCTAATTAAATTGTTAGCCGGCGAGCTCACCGCCCTTTCTGGTACAGTGCAATTAGCTAAAGGCGTGCAACTTGGCTATTTTGCTCAACATCAGCTTGATACGCTACGTGCAGATGAATCCGCTCTCTGGCACATGCAGAAACTCGCACCAGAGCAAACGGAGCAACAGGTACGGGATTATCTTGGGAGTTTTGCGTTTCATGGTGATAAAGTTAACCAAGAGGTGAAAGCCTTTTCTGGTGGAGAAAAAGCTCGTTTGGTGCTTGCACTGATTGTTTGGCAACGTCCAAACCTATTACTGCTCGACGAACCAACCAACCATTTGGATTTGGATATGCGTCAGGCATTAACCGAAGCGCTGGTGGATTACGAAGGATCTTTGGTGGTGGTTTCTCACGATCGCCACTTACTACGTAATACCGTGGAAGAATTCTATTTGGTACACGATAAAAAAGTGGAAGAATTCAAAGGCGATTTAGAGGATTATCAAAAGTGGCTGAGTGAACAAAATAGCGCACAAGAAAATAAATCCTCGGAGAAAAACGACGACAATGAAAATTCCATGCAAAACCGCAAGGAACAAAAACGTCGTGAGGCTGAACTTCGCCAACAAACTGCGCCTCTTCGTAAACAAATCTCTCAATTGGAGGAAAAAATGAATAAACATGCCTCTAAACTTGCGGAGATTGAAAACCAATTGGCAGATTCCGAACTCTACAGCGCGGAAAATAAAGAAAAATTGACCGCACTTTTGGCACAGCAAGTAGAGATGAAAAAAGCCTTGGAAGAAGTCGAAATGGATTGGTTAGCGGCCCAGGAAGAATTGGAAGCAATGCTACAAGCATAG
- a CDS encoding Sua5/YciO/YrdC/YwlC family protein, producing MNVEQIAARLMQDEVVAYPTEAVFGLGCNPLSESAVRKLLDLKQRPIEKGLILVAPSLHFLQPFVDFPCLSNEQLARLQAQYEHPITWVVPAKAEVPHFLTGQFDSIAVRLCTHPAVKALCEKTGFALTSTSANLTGKSPCRSADAVRSQFGADFPVLDDAVGQAQNPSEIRDLLTNQLFRQG from the coding sequence ATGAATGTAGAACAAATTGCCGCCCGTTTAATGCAAGACGAAGTCGTTGCCTATCCTACTGAGGCTGTATTCGGTTTGGGATGCAATCCGCTAAGTGAAAGTGCGGTCAGAAAATTGCTTGATTTAAAACAGCGTCCGATTGAAAAAGGCCTTATTTTAGTCGCGCCAAGCTTGCATTTTTTGCAGCCTTTTGTTGATTTTCCCTGTTTATCTAACGAACAGCTCGCACGCTTACAGGCACAATATGAACATCCAATCACCTGGGTAGTGCCAGCAAAGGCAGAAGTCCCACATTTTCTGACGGGGCAATTTGATAGCATTGCGGTGCGTTTATGTACTCATCCTGCCGTCAAAGCCTTATGCGAAAAAACAGGCTTTGCTCTCACCTCGACCAGCGCCAACTTAACTGGTAAATCACCTTGCCGCAGCGCAGATGCCGTGCGTTCCCAATTTGGGGCAGATTTTCCCGTACTTGATGATGCAGTCGGCCAAGCACAAAATCCATCGGAAATTCGCGATTTGCTCACAAACCAACTTTTCAGACAAGGATAA